From Carya illinoinensis cultivar Pawnee chromosome 5, C.illinoinensisPawnee_v1, whole genome shotgun sequence, one genomic window encodes:
- the LOC122311516 gene encoding AP-1 complex subunit sigma-1, whose translation MIHFVLLISRQGKVRLTKWYSPYTQKERTKVLRELSGVILTRGPKLCNFVEWRGYKVVYKRYASLYFCMCIDEEDNELEILEIIHHYVEILDRYFGSVCELDLIFNFHKAYYILDELLIAGELQESSKKTVARLIAAQDSLVEAAKEQRSSISNIIAQATK comes from the exons ATTCACTTTGTGCTTCTTATTAGCCGACAAGGAAAAGTGAGGTTGACAAAATGGTATTCACCTTATACACAGAAGGAAAGAACTAAG GTTCTACGTGAGCTAAGTGGAGTGATCCTTACCCGAGGACCCAAGCTCTGTAATTTTGTTGAATGGAGAGGGTACAAAGTTGTTTACAAAAG GTATGCTAGTCTGTATTTCTGTATGTGCATTGATGAAGAAGACAACGAATTAGAGATCCTTGAAATAATTCATCATTATGTGGAGATTCTGGACCGATACTTTGGCAGT GTCTGTGAGCTGGACTTGATTTTTAACTTCCATAAG GCCTATTACATATTGGATGAACTACTGATTGCTGGGGAACTTCAGGAGTCTAGCAAGAAAACAGTTGCACGGTTGATAGCTGCACAG GATTCATTGGTGGAGGCTGCAAAAGAGCAGCGCAGCTCAATAAGCAATATAATTGCTCAGGCTACAAAATAG